Within the Eleginops maclovinus isolate JMC-PN-2008 ecotype Puerto Natales chromosome 5, JC_Emac_rtc_rv5, whole genome shotgun sequence genome, the region agaatatttacaatattaacaatacagatttgaggatgtgaaatatatacatatgtggaatacattgaaagtatttaaagactttactctgttgaatgaggaggtatggacagatgcatatattatgtatagcagatgtatatggcagatatgtataatatatagatatgtgtactataaacagatatgtatggcagatgtgtataatatatatatgtatgtgtgtactataaacagatgcgAGTAGACacccacacagctcaggagttcagtagtcttatagcctgtggtataaaactgtctctgagtctggtggtcttggtccggatgctgcggtaccgtctgccagacggcagcagacagaacagattgttgctggggtgatgggggtcctttaatatcctaccggccttcttcctacaccgctgggctgtagaggtcctccatggatggcaactccgtcctggcgttgtgctgagcagttttcaccaccctctgtagagtcttacggttgagggcggtgcaactgccataccaggcggtgatgcagccagtcaggatactctcgatggtgcacctgtagaagttgcagagtatcctggagtccatgttgaacttccgcagcctgcggaggaagaagagccgctgtcgagccgtcttggatatgaccctggtgtgatgtgtccatgtcaggtcctcactgatgttaaccccgaggaacctgaagctgctgactctctccacaggagtcccgtcgatggtgatgggtgtgtgtgcttctctctgcctcttcctgtagtccacaatcagctcctttgttttgctgacgttgagatggaggttgttgtcctggcaccaagatgtcagggctctgacctcctctctgtacgccgtctcgtcgccgtctgtgatcaggccgatgacggtcgtgtcgtcagcaaacttgatgatggtgttggagctgtgtgtggccacgcagtcgtgcgtgaacagggagtagaggagagggctgagcacacaaccctgaggggctccggtgttgagggtcaaggtggaggatgtgatgttcatACACACAACTGGAAAGATGTAcgaaacacacatttccaaatgcatattgaaataattaaaagtattgTTTAGTGGCCACGGTCAGAATGAATATTCAACTATAGCTGTCAGTAATTTAAAAAGTAAGCACTAGTCCAAACTGTAGTTCCTCTAAAGATTATTACAAGGAGTTTGTATGTAATTCAACAGTGTCACAGTATTTGCAGTTGTagtattatactgtatgctTATCAGACATATTGAATGAACTACCACCCACTGTAAATACTGAAACACCTGACACATACTGAGGCATCTGACAGACAGAGCTATCCTTACACAGACAGACCTGAGGtcaaaagaggaggaggagcagaatcTGACTTTCCCCTGCTAATAATATATTCAGCGTTTCTTCCAGGatggttcaagtccccgaacagacttgaaatatggaaagtggactgctacttggagaggtcccagttaacctcctaggccctgctgtggtgtcatTGAgtaaggcaccggacacctccaatccccactccccattgctccccgggcactgcacaatagctgcccactgctcttagtactaggatgggttaaatgcagaggaccaatttcactgtgtgctctgctgtgtgcatgtatgtgacaataaagagggtttcatcctccgattccaCTATAAATGTGATTAGCACTATTCCTTACCCAGTTGCTATCTGGATCTTAAATAACATAAAGCAAGCTGAGCCCAAGAAAGTAGTTATGATAAATAACATCTTCATTTGAAAAACCTACAACAGATATGAGCGTGTTATCTTTAAGGGAGCAGTTTACTCACATTTCACATCAATCAAGGTGTTTGTAGGTCTCCTCCCCCCCAGCTCGTTCTCAGCTCTACAGGAATACTGTCCAGAGTCAGAGGACTGGATGGAGCTGAAGACAAGCTGTTGTTCTTTACTGAAAAGAGGAATGTATGAATTTCCATCCCTCTTGTACCAGGTGTAGTTAGCTGCTGGGttagcatcactgctacaggtcagagtcactgaactgccctcctctatctcagcagagggactcactgacacagaggggagcttTGGAGCATCTGGAGATTCAGAAATGAATTATAGGTGTAAATTCCAATTGtgcaacatgtatatttaaagGAGTAAATAGTGTTTCCATAGCCCTAGTATGTTTACATTGTAAAGTAGATCCTGAGATTAGAGTAGTACACATCATATTGAGCTGTACATCTCTGTAAGAGAGCCTTGgtgtatttattcataatgCTGTTTCTTCGCCTCCTTAAATGATCTTGCAGGCTCTCATCATGATTTAATTACGTTGCAAGTGTCGGCTGATTTTACTAAGTATGCTAAATCAAGTTTCTTCATCTTTCTCCTGCAAACTTCAACAACAATATAATGCTCACCTCGTTTATGATATCTATGATGTTTCTTGTTGCCTACAGGattttctgttattgttttcaaccttttcttctttctaaATGAGGTCTCTACCCAAATCTATTTAATCTGTATGTTGCTTCACCTGAGATCATTTATTTACTGGCAGCTCAGCTTTCTGTAAACTCACACACTGGAGGAGAGGGGAACTTCTCATGTCCCTCAAAAGCACAAGAGATCACGTCTGCAAGTTGAATCCAGCCTTGGTAAGAAGATGTCGCTGGTGTGCTGATTTTCTCTCGGTTCTTGAACCAGACGAAGGAAGCACTAGCAGCTGGACTGCAGCTGCTGCGACACTTCAGCTCTGCATTGATGTAGGTAGAAGACCGGTCGACTGTTGCTCTGATCACCTGCACCTGCAGAGCTGGAgatgagaaaacaaacaatattataTCACTAGGTCTAAAATCAAACTGATGATAAATGTGCATACCCATTAACACAACAGTCTAACGTTGGTGAGCAAAGAGGTTAACTCATCCAATAGTGTTTACACAGACATCAACACTTCCAGTATTTTCAGGTGTACTGTGTATTTACATCAGTGTGTTGATCAGTACCTGTGACAGTCAGAGTGGTTCCAGGTAAATCCCTCCCCCATTCAGAGCTTGCTGTTTTGAATGTGAAGAGATACTGAGCTGAATCTGAGTCTCTCAGGTCAGAGATCCTCAGAGTGGAGcgtcctctctctgtttcaggaacCTGAACACGACCTTCATACTGGGAGTCTTCACTAAGGTCCTCAGGTTGAGAGGGATTCTGCCCCTGATGGCTACGCTCAGGTCTGAACCAGAATTTAGATGTAATACATTCATAACTGCTGTACGTGCAGGAAATGTCCACTGATGATCCTTTGGGGGCACAGATGCTTCTCTGAGTGTAAGTCACTCTGTTGCTGTCATGACCAGTGACACCTGAGAAATGCAAACTCATTTTTAAACCATTGTTCTAACAGAGTGGGTGAGAAGTCACACACACCTATACAGTTAGCTATGGGTTCCTCTAGAGCAGCCTTTCTCAAAGTGGGTGCTGCGGCACACTGGGGTGCCCCCTGACTGTGTCAGGGGTGCCGCCAAAAAAATTACGTATTCTGACAtaataaacccccccccccccaaaaaaaaatatttaaatttgaatacataaatacattattttagcTACTAATGGATTACTTacattgtaaattaatgttgataatatatatagtttttatttaaaagaattAACATGTAAAAATCTGACTCGCGGACCCGCCCACCGGGGTCAGATGCCAGCGCAgcgcattgtttgatttaactgcaaaaatacatttaatttcaaaaagagcaaggaacaagcaacaacagcatggatcgttttttaaaaagaaaagccccacaAGAACCGGACATGATTGACTGTAACATGGAGCCTCAGCCTGCATGCGAGCCTTCGTCCACCAGCCCTGAGTCTGCATCATggcttgtttgtgtaagtgtgagagcGTGCCTGCGCTCTGCGTGCACGttgacctctctctctcttcctctctcattgtggattattgtgtgtgtgtgtgtgtgtgtgtgtgtgtgtgtgtgtgtgtgtgtgtgtgtgtgtgtgtgtgtgtgtgtgtgtgtgtgtgtgtgtgtaggtgcgcgGATGGAAACACAGATGGAAACAAGgactatgatgacatttttaaaacctgcatctttactttttctgtatctcattttatttatttgttgtcatgtctaccccctttattttattttaactgcatcctgCACTTCATTTGAGTTCTCCTGGTCTCAATTTGTTGTTGAGTTCTTGCTTACTACTTGTGGTTTTATGAGATTTGTGACTGGTTTAatgttttgtgaagcacttctgtgtttttaaaggtgctgctagATAAAGTtcctataaagttgttattatcattattattattcacagttcgtgttgcactttactgtcccgtctaaataaacaggacatttgcatttatgtttaggctatgcagtgtcgtttttaatcatattttacattggggTGCCTTGGgattttatgcacttttgaaagGTGCCCTGACTGAAAACAGTTTGAGAAAGGCTGCAGAGGGTGTTATGTTACAATAAGTCAGTGAAGTGAACTCACACACTGAAGGGGAGGGAGAGTCCTCAACTCCTCTCACAGCACAGGAATAGCTGTTTAGATAACTCATGTCAACTTGAAGAGAAGAAGATGTCTTTGTTTGAATCTGTACATCCTTTTTGTACCAGACGTAATTATTTTCAGGTACACCACAACTGCTACCACACTTCAGGTTTGCAGTGTTAGAATTTGTGCTTTCCACCTGCACCGAGAgatctgtgtttgtgaagaaGCAACAGGAAGGTTATTTCAGACAAACCCTCAACATTCATgtgtataaaaacacatcacattcATATTATTGTGTCCTTATTGTTGaacatttggaaatgatttgaatgaatgaaaatgttacCAGTGACGGACAAAGTGACTCCAGGGGAACCAGTATATTTTCCTCCACTCTCGTCGGTTGTGAACCTGAACTTGTAGAGACCTGAGTCGCTGTCTTTCAGCTGAGAGATTCTCAGAGTGCAGTCTTTGACTTTATT harbors:
- the LOC134864556 gene encoding titin-like, whose translation is MSLKAAVSGLVFFLLCVQGVQGQYGWRVTYSSIEICAVKGSTVEIRCRYTYPSTSSRVEKAFWFTKMKDDEYVDLTADSEYTGRVQYSNKVKDCTLRISQLKDSDSGLYKFRFTTDESGGKYTGSPGVTLSVTDLSVQVESKYSNTANLKCRSSCDVPENNYVWYKNGVQIQTKTSSLQVDMLFLNSYSCAVRGFEDSPSPSVWVQGPNGWRVTYSSIEICAVKGSTVEIRCSYTYPFTSSRVEKAFWFTKMKDDEYVDLTADSEYTGRVQYSNKVKDCTLRISQLKDSDSGLYKFRFTTDESGGKYTGSPGVTLSVTDLSVQVESTNSNTANLKCGSSCGVPENNYVWYKKDVQIQTKTSSSLQVDMSYLNSYSCAVRGVEDSPSPSVCVTGHDSNRVTYTQRSICAPKGSSVDISCTYSSYECITSKFWFRPERSHQGQNPSQPEDLSEDSQYEGRVQVPETERGRSTLRISDLRDSDSAQYLFTFKTASSEWGRDLPGTTLTVTALQVQVIRATVDRSSTYINAELKCRSSCSPAASASFVWFKNREKISTPATSSYQGWIQLADVISCAFEGHEKFPSPPVYAPKLPSVSVSPSAEIEEGSSVTLTCSSDANPAANYTWYKRDGNSYIPLFSKEQQLVFSSIQSSDSGQYSCRAENELGGRRPTNTLIDVKFVCMNITSSTLTLNTGAPQGCVLSPLLYSLFTHDCVATHSSNTIIKFADDTTVIGLITDGDETAYREEVRALTSWCQDNNLHLNVSKTKELIVDYRKRQREAHTPITIDGTPVERVSSFRFLGVNISEDLTWTHHTRVISKTARQRLFFLRRLRKFNMDSRILCNFYRCTIESILTGCITAWYGSCTALNRKTLQRVVKTAQHNARTELPSMEDLYSPAV